The following coding sequences are from one Diospyros lotus cultivar Yz01 chromosome 7, ASM1463336v1, whole genome shotgun sequence window:
- the LOC127806139 gene encoding sinalpyl alcohol oxidase Nec3-like isoform X3, which translates to MQKPALFAIFSVFIFFIVPQPRISLASESHNQDQDYLKFVNDATKFPSKQYYDYIVVGGGTVGCPLAATLSKSHSVLLLERGSSPYERPEVLLQANLFTNILEADDKDSPAQAFTSEDGIPNVRGRILGGGTMINFGFYSRADPYFYAKSGIEWDMKLVNESYKWVEETIVFKPILGTWQSSVKEALLEAGNGPDNGFTFDHIIGTKIGGSIFDGNGRRHGAVELLNKAVSKNIRVAIHATVERVIFSSNSSGLSAVGVIYSDSRGMLHRAMLKPKGEVILSAGTLGSPQLLLLSGVGPKSYLSSLSIPIVKHHPLVGQFLVDNPRFDVNIAPPFQVGDSKISIAGITKDYYIEAASGSYPFDSPVSFILFPNPSPPVNFTVLSIVQKLSRPFSKGSLRLASSTNVRRTPKVRFNYLSNPNDLANCVLGTKNLDRLINSKAMETYKFQGQNGTKEFKFVGLSLPENKSDDVAFETFCHKMLTTIYHYHGGCVVRKVVDPRFRVLGIDALRVVDGSTFTSTPGTNPQATLMMLGRYVGLRMQEERKP; encoded by the exons ATCAAGATTACTTGAAGTTTGTAAATGATGCAACTAAATTTCCTTCAAAACAGTACTATGATTACATAGTAGTTGGCGGAGGGACAGTTGGTTGTCCTCTAGCTGCCACTCTATCAAAAAGCCATTCTGTTCTACTACTTGAAAGGGGCAGCTCACCATATGAAAGACCAGAAGTCTTACTCCAAGCGAATCTTTTCACTAACATCTTAGAAGCAGATGATAAAGACTCACCTGCTCAAGCTTTCACATCCGAAGATGGCATTCCAAATGTAAGAGGAAGGATTCTTGGTGGCGGAACCATGATAAATTTTGGCTTCTACTCGAGAGCCGACCCATACTTCTATGCAAAATCTGGCATCGAGTGGGACATGAAACTTGTCAATGAGTCGTATAAATGGGTTGAAGAGACTATTGTCTTCAAACCCATTCTTGGAACATGGCAATCTTCAGTGAAAGAAGCACTTCTAGAAGCAGGCAATGGCCCTGACAATGGATTTACGTTTGATCACATTATAGGAACCAAGATTGGAGGATCAATCTTCGATGGGAATGGGCGACGTCATGGTGCAGTTGAGCTTTTGAACAAGGCTGTATCAAAGAACATTCGAGTGGCCATTCATGCCACAGTTGAGAGGGTGATTTTCTCCTCAAATTCATCAG GTTTGTCAGCTGTTGGAGTCATCTATAGTGACTCAAGGGGTATGCTACATCGAGCCATGCTAAAACCCAAAGGAGAAGTAATTTTAAGTGCTGGAACTCTTGGTAGCCCTCAACTTTTGTTGTTAAGTGGAGTTGGTCCAAAGTCATATCTATCATCCTTGAGCATTCCCATAGTGAAGCACCATCCCTTGGTTGGCCAATTTTTAGTTGATAATCCTCGTTTTGATGTTAACATTGCTCCTCCGTTTCAAGTAGGAGattctaaaatttcaattgcAGGAATAACAAAAGATTACTACATTGAAGCCGCGTCAGGTTCTTATCCTTTCGATTCTCCAGTAAGCTTCATCCTCTTCCCAAACCCATCTCCTCCCGTGAACTTCACTGTATTATCTATTGTTCAAAAACTATCAAGGCCTTTCTCAAAGGGCTCACTTCGTCTAGCATCATCCACAAATGTGAGGAGAACCCCAAAAGTTCGCTTCAATTACTTGTCAAACCCAAATGACTTGGCAAATTGTGTGTTAGGAACAAAAAATCTTGACAGGTTAATAAACTCCAAAGCCATGGAGACGTACAAGTTTCAGGGCCAAAATGGAACtaaagaatttaaatttgttgGGCTATCTTTGCCAGAAAACAAATCTGATGATGTAGCATTTGAAACATTTTGTCACAAAATGCTAACGACCATCTACCACTACCATGGTGGTTGTGTGGTTCGGAAGGTCGTTGATCCtcggtttagggttttgggaaTTGATGCATTACGAGTTGTTGATGGATCCACCTTCACATCCACCCCAGGAACCAATCCTCAAGCAACTCTCATGATGCTCGGCCG GTATGTTGGCCTGAGAATGCAGGAAGAAAGAAAGCCATAA
- the LOC127806139 gene encoding sinalpyl alcohol oxidase Nec3-like isoform X1, with the protein MLICVEERKMQKPALFAIFFVFIFFIVPQPRISLASESHNQDQDYLKFVNDATKFPSKQYYDYIVVGGGTVGCPLAATLSKSHSVLLLERGSSPYERPEVLLQANLFTNILEADDKDSPAQAFTSEDGIPNVRGRILGGGTMINFGFYSRADPYFYAKSGIEWDMKLVNESYKWVEETIVFKPILGTWQSSVKEALLEAGNGPDNGFTFDHIIGTKIGGSIFDGNGRRHGAVELLNKAVSKNIRVAIHATVERVIFSSNSSGLSAVGVIYSDSRGMLHRAMLKPKGEVILSAGTLGSPQLLLLSGVGPKSYLSSLSIPIVKHHPLVGQFLVDNPRFDVNIAPPFQVGDSKISIAGITKDYYIEAASGSYPFDSPVSFILFPNPSPPVNFTVLSIVQKLSRPFSKGSLRLASSTNVRRTPKVRFNYLSNPNDLANCVLGTKNLDRLINSKAMETYKFQGQNGTKEFKFVGLSLPENKSDDVAFETFCHKMLTTIYHYHGGCVVRKVVDPRFRVLGIDALRVVDGSTFTSTPGTNPQATLMMLGRYVGLRMQEERKP; encoded by the exons ATGTTAATCTG tgttgaagaaagaaagatgcaGAAGCCGGCGCTTTTCGCCATCTTTtttgtcttcatcttcttcattgttCCTCAACCCAGAATTTCTTTGGCTTCTGAATCCCATAACCAAG ATCAAGATTACTTGAAGTTTGTAAATGATGCAACTAAATTTCCTTCAAAACAGTACTATGATTACATAGTAGTTGGCGGAGGGACAGTTGGTTGTCCTCTAGCTGCCACTCTATCAAAAAGCCATTCTGTTCTACTACTTGAAAGGGGCAGCTCACCATATGAAAGACCAGAAGTCTTACTCCAAGCGAATCTTTTCACTAACATCTTAGAAGCAGATGATAAAGACTCACCTGCTCAAGCTTTCACATCCGAAGATGGCATTCCAAATGTAAGAGGAAGGATTCTTGGTGGCGGAACCATGATAAATTTTGGCTTCTACTCGAGAGCCGACCCATACTTCTATGCAAAATCTGGCATCGAGTGGGACATGAAACTTGTCAATGAGTCGTATAAATGGGTTGAAGAGACTATTGTCTTCAAACCCATTCTTGGAACATGGCAATCTTCAGTGAAAGAAGCACTTCTAGAAGCAGGCAATGGCCCTGACAATGGATTTACGTTTGATCACATTATAGGAACCAAGATTGGAGGATCAATCTTCGATGGGAATGGGCGACGTCATGGTGCAGTTGAGCTTTTGAACAAGGCTGTATCAAAGAACATTCGAGTGGCCATTCATGCCACAGTTGAGAGGGTGATTTTCTCCTCAAATTCATCAG GTTTGTCAGCTGTTGGAGTCATCTATAGTGACTCAAGGGGTATGCTACATCGAGCCATGCTAAAACCCAAAGGAGAAGTAATTTTAAGTGCTGGAACTCTTGGTAGCCCTCAACTTTTGTTGTTAAGTGGAGTTGGTCCAAAGTCATATCTATCATCCTTGAGCATTCCCATAGTGAAGCACCATCCCTTGGTTGGCCAATTTTTAGTTGATAATCCTCGTTTTGATGTTAACATTGCTCCTCCGTTTCAAGTAGGAGattctaaaatttcaattgcAGGAATAACAAAAGATTACTACATTGAAGCCGCGTCAGGTTCTTATCCTTTCGATTCTCCAGTAAGCTTCATCCTCTTCCCAAACCCATCTCCTCCCGTGAACTTCACTGTATTATCTATTGTTCAAAAACTATCAAGGCCTTTCTCAAAGGGCTCACTTCGTCTAGCATCATCCACAAATGTGAGGAGAACCCCAAAAGTTCGCTTCAATTACTTGTCAAACCCAAATGACTTGGCAAATTGTGTGTTAGGAACAAAAAATCTTGACAGGTTAATAAACTCCAAAGCCATGGAGACGTACAAGTTTCAGGGCCAAAATGGAACtaaagaatttaaatttgttgGGCTATCTTTGCCAGAAAACAAATCTGATGATGTAGCATTTGAAACATTTTGTCACAAAATGCTAACGACCATCTACCACTACCATGGTGGTTGTGTGGTTCGGAAGGTCGTTGATCCtcggtttagggttttgggaaTTGATGCATTACGAGTTGTTGATGGATCCACCTTCACATCCACCCCAGGAACCAATCCTCAAGCAACTCTCATGATGCTCGGCCG GTATGTTGGCCTGAGAATGCAGGAAGAAAGAAAGCCATAA